Part of the Vigna angularis cultivar LongXiaoDou No.4 chromosome 1, ASM1680809v1, whole genome shotgun sequence genome, CCTCAATTCAGTAATTGCACTTAGGGTCCCAATAAGTTAGTCATTATGCTTGAAATTTTGTGAAGTATGGGCTTGAGGAATATCATTGTTTGAACTGAACTTGAAATGAGATGGTATGTTTCCATTTAGGTTTTATATCATTCTGTGTGCATAATCATTCTGTGTTAGTTGAATTCtctttgcttgaggacaagcaaacgTCTAAGCATGGGGTATTTTGATATGTGAGTAAATGTAATTGCATTCATGTCTTAGTTTAGGTCATTTGCATGCATAATTGCATTCATTGAAGGATTTAGTCATGGATTATCTTTGTTTCGGATCATACATtggcattttgtgtttttattgtagattgatgattctaagtgccaaaatcacaatttgggaAGAATTGATGTACAAGATACCAAGATGAAACCAGAGAGTTCAACAACCAAGCTCTGAACAGTCTCACAACCTGTGGATGTTGCTTCTAAATGGAGTTGCAAAACAGAAAGTTCAACAACTGTGCTGTGAAAGTTCCCACAACCTATGGAGTAATCTGTGGATTCACGtaagaaaacagaattaaagCAGAGAAGAACACAGGCAGAGTGGGGAGTTTTCCATGGGCTGTGAAAGTTTCCAGGAGCAGTTATTGATCTCTTTTATGACtgatttaaagagattaaattaaaggaaaattggaggaagttagggaaaaggaaaaccactctCCTAAAAAGGAGGAATTTGTGGAAATGATGGGAGAGGAATGAACAACACGTGGAAGGGAGATACAAAAAGGGGATTCACATACAACAAAGggctcttcttcttcatcttcttcttggaGCTTTTGGCTGCAACTTTTTGCAGAActttttgctttttgatttttcttttccattatgcAAAACTAAATTTCCTTTTGTTAGTGGATTGATGTAGTActttggattatattttctgAACCTAGTTCTCAAAAAATTGAAAGCACGGTTGACAAATGAAAATTACTCAAatgattttaaaagaatttgtatTTCTCAATAGAACTAATAGTGAGACCAAGACTCTACTTATAGaactaataaaatgttaatttaaagaAAGTTCAAAactatttaatcaattatttcaagcatttaatttattacttttgtaaaagtttgaaaaactaTTGCAATGCTTTCTATGTTAATCTATTACAACATGTGTTAATTGATTATCTGAACTTTGTATTTCATTTAGAGAAAGGagttaatttgttataaaaGATTTACAAGACTTTCTATTTTAATCTATCAAGACACTGTTCATACGTAGGACACAACAGCCACTTAGGATATATGAAAATTTGTGGCAAATGTAGTGAAAGAAATGTCAGGGACTCAATTAAAGATctaaaattctccaaaataggTTTAAGTATTCCAAATCACATTGAATTGTGTCACTAATGAATATAAATCATAGGGAAATAAGGGTATAATGCAAATTTAATGAGTGGAATAACTCGCTTATGCGCTTACAACAATTAACACCTGGGATTGCTTAGACTGTGAGATAAAAAAGAGGGAGTACTAAGAGCTTCTCAGATACGAATCATTCTTAAAAGTTGAATATAAGGGAAGATCAAGAGCCCCTTCAGCAACTCTGCGATCTTCATGAATTTTAGCTACCAAGCTTTCAAGGGATGGAAAATTGGCCTGTTATGCACAATGCCCAATTTTAGTGAAACTTTATAAGTATACGAGGGACAGTTCAAGGACGACAAAGAAAAATTGTAGGAGAAATATTCATTCAGCTAATACCTCGGGACGTATGTAACCAACTATAACAAGCCGCAGTTCTTCCCCATAGAAATCCTCGTTAAAGTCATGAAGTAACCATGGTTCCTACAGTAAAAAAGCAgaagataatatgaaaattgattGGTAAATAGTTATAGTTGGGGGTGAATAATAACACTTACTATAGTCTTTTCTTTGTTGTTAAAATATGGATTCCAACCAATGCTCATCACCATTTTAAAAACACCTCTTGCTGGCAATCCAGCCCAACCAAAATAAACTCCCGCAGGATGTTCTGAAAGGAGATCTGAATATCCCTTTGCCGATAAATTTGCTGGAAGAAAATAGTGTTGTGTTTTTAAAGTATAACAGGCAAAAGAATGAAAGGAAAactgatatattttattgagcATAAGCAGTAAATATTTATACTACATAATTTGTAACCAACTTTGAAAAATATCTcctaaactaattaattaaataatgcatAAAATCTTTCTAAGAAATAggatagaaatatatttttatttaactgcTTTGACTACTTTAACCAAATGTTGTTTGAGTCACAAAATTCCAACAATCTCCTCCTTGACTCAAAGTCAGCATACACTAAGTTTTTTCGTCCTTGACCGTATCATCTAAAGTTTCTTCATTTTTGGAAGTCCCGATCATAATTTTTCGCTTAGTCTTCACGCCCTTATAATCTTTCGTAACTTTCTCATCTACTTATAGTTGTTCTTTTGGCTTTTCCGCATTTTCAGCTTCTACTTCAAGAAGAGTTGTCTttcttcctctaatttttcTAGTTTAATTTGACTTTCACCAACTTTAATACCCACTAGCTCTACTTTCTTGTCATTCAGAGATGGGGTTCTTTTAGGTCCTCTGACATTCGTATGTACTAATTGCAGCTTGTTTATTGCTCTCCAAGATTTGTCTTTTGGAAAAAGCAACCTTGTTTGTTTTCCATATTGCAAAGTTGCGCATACGGGTGATTTCTCTTCTAGTTTAGGAAGCCCTTGTACATGCATATTGTCTTCAACCTTGTGCACAACAAACTGCTCTttatcaatcaaattcaaagcaaAGCTCTTGCCTTTCATTCAAACTCTGAATAATTCTTTATTATCTGAATCTTTAATCATGCAGGTTTTATCTTCAAATAGAACTTTATAGCCTTTCTCTAGAAGTTGGCCAACACTCaacaagttttgatcaatttcAGGAACGTATAGAACATCGGTAATTAATTTCAAACCTATACAACCTTGATCGCCATGGTTCCTTTGCCCTTCACTGCTATTTTTGCTCCGTTTCCAATTCTGACATTTGTGTTGTAGGTTGCATCAAGatctttgaataattttttatcataagtcATGTGGTTCGTGCAACCACTATCAATTAGCCAACTTTCTATTGATCTTGCAGTAGCAAAGtaagaaacaacaaaaagttcttcttcttcaccctcTTCAACAACAGCTTGTACATTCTCTTGTGTTTTTGATGACTTCAGATTTTCTCCACATGCCCTAATTGTCCACATTTATGGCATTTCATATCTAGCCTCCACCAACActttgtatgtggatgattgtttttcttacaaaaaggACATGATGGAAAAACATGAGAGGATTTACTATCATTTTTGTGGTTGAAAGACTTAccctttattttcaaaaatttagctGCCAAAGCCCCTTCAATATGACCTTCTTCTCTCATGAGTCTTCTTTGTTCTGGAGCCTGAAGTGCAATCAAAAGTTCTGCCAAGGTAATAGGAGAAAGATCTTTTGAGTTCTCCAAGGAAGTCAATGTGGCTTCATATCTTTCTGGAATTgttacaagtattttttgaacaATTCGAGAATCAGGAATCTCGGTGCCAAAAAGACGTATTTTGTTTGCAATGCCAAGAAGCTTGTCCACATAATCTTTGATTGTGTCCGAATCTTTCATCTTCTGCATCTCAAGTTCTCGAACCAGATTCAAAGCTTGCATTATTTTGATTCTCTCATTGCCTTCATactcttccttcaaaaacttCCAGATTTCATATGTCGTTATCAACGTCATTATTCTATTGAAAATGACTGGAGATACGGCTGTGAACAAAATTGATTTGGCTTTGGATTTTCGAAGCCTCTTTTCCTTGTAACTTTTCATTTGAGCAACCGTAGGATTATCTGACAAGGGAGACACTTCATAGTCCTCTTCTACCGCTTCCCACACATAGCATCTCGATATGCTTCCATTTTGACAGCCCACATTTGATAGTTTTGTCCATCAAATACAGGTACAGAAACTGTAGTAAAAGATGTTTGAGATTCCATCTTATGTGTGGTGGCTATTTTGTGGTTGTAGGTGTTTGTGGATTATATCACAGATCCCGTAAGACGCTTTTTgctcttgataccaattgttgtgtttttaaagtataagagacaaaagaatgaaagagaaactaatatattttattgagcATAAGCAGTAAATATTTATACTACATAATTTGTAACCAACTTTGAAAAATATCtcctaaattaattaattaaataatgcatAAAATCTTCTTAAGAAATAggatagaaatatatttttatttaactgcTTTGACTACTTCAACCAAATGTTGTTTGAGTCACAAAATTCCAACAAATAGAGCACatattactattaatataaaaatacaccAAAGATTGTTTAAGACAGTATAATAGACCAGCAGTTCTTTAAGAAATAAGTTGAAACAATGTACAAACCTGTAGGGATCCCAAGTACCTTCGAGCCACGACCAAATCCCTTGACAACAGGACCACCAATATACCAAGGATCTAAGGGCAAAGTTCCCTCCACCCCTACAATAATTTAGAATACTAGTTCAATACAAGAAACACTAACAAATGAAAAGAGGATTATCTTAAAGTATTTGGGGTTTACAATCTTCAAAGGGAGGCAGACCCCACTTTTCGAGTTGCAAATCAAGTAGGGAATTGATCACCTCATCTGCTGCAGTGTAGAGGTGCGACTGTTTTGGAAGTGATGGTACAGCAACTACTTCCATTTCAGCAGTTTTACCTGCAGTAACCCCAGGTCTGAAGTAGCCAAGTATACATGTTTTTAGAAAGATACGGAGGAAAAGAAGTATCCCTAAGggatagagaaaaaaatataagataaaaatcaTCATTTATTTATAGAAACCTAGTAGGAAATAGGCAAGCAATCTTTGGCTATTATAAATTATGCAACAATGTTTACAACATGTCAATCACTGTGGATGATAGGGAGAGGGGTAATCATAATGTAGTGAAAGTTAAACAATGATGGAGACATGTCTATATTGTCAAAGATACAAATAACttggaagtgaagaaaaatcctttaaaattaatatgttaaacTAAATTCCCAGTCCAGCTTGTATGAAAGGATAAATTTGTGGGATGGAGACAAGGTTATAGAAAGTGGTAACAAGTGAAGACGTCAAACAATTAAGCAAGAAGATATCACAGAAATAAGTTTTAATCACAATAGAGAAATGCTAATTCAACCTGAGCACAGATGACTATTATGAAGGAATCTTATTGGGAAGAAACAATAGAAGCAGAGTTACAATACAACCTTTTGTTTAGTCCATGTTTCTATATAATTTTGGAGGCTGATCATAGGATTGCATTGGGTATGAGTCCAATTAGGTGTTAATTGTTGTTCTGCAATAGCATTAATTGGGGTATAGCCAAACTGAAGggtattttttacttttgagtAGTGTTGTGCTGGGACAAAAAGTCGTCTCGTTCCCATGGTTTATTGAGA contains:
- the LOC108323748 gene encoding bifunctional riboflavin kinase/FMN phosphatase, with translation MSVAKKLIRCVILDLDGTLLNTDGIVGNVLKVLLGKYGKEWDGREAHKIIGTTPFEAAAAVVQDYELSCSTTEFLSEISPLFSDQWHNIKALPGANRLIKHLKSHGVPMALASNSPRESVEAKISYHDGWKNSFSVIIGGDEVRTGKPSPEIFLEAARRLNIEPSSCLVIEDSVPGVTAGKTAEMEVVAVPSLPKQSHLYTAADEVINSLLDLQLEKWGLPPFEDWVEGTLPLDPWYIGGPVVKGFGRGSKVLGIPTANLSAKGYSDLLSEHPAGVYFGWAGLPARGVFKMVMSIGWNPYFNNKEKTIEPWLLHDFNEDFYGEELRLVIVGYIRPEANFPSLESLVAKIHEDRRVAEGALDLPLYSTFKNDSYLRSS